The Aliiroseovarius pelagivivens genome contains a region encoding:
- the ftsZ gene encoding cell division protein FtsZ — translation MTLNLTMPGQEELKPRITVFGVGGAGGNAVNNMIEKELEGVEFVVANTDAQALQHSRAADRIQMGVKVTEGLGAGARATVGAAAAEESIEQIVDHLAGAHMCFITAGMGGGTGTGAAPIIAQAARELGVLTVGVVTKPFQFEGAKRMKQAEDGVEALQKMVDTLIIIPNQNLFRLANEKTTFTEAFSMADDVLYQGVKGVTDLMVRPGLINLDFADVRAVMDEMGKAMMGTGESTGEDRAVQAAEKAIANPLLDEISLRGAKGVLINITGGYDLTLFELDEAANRIREEVDPEANIIVGSTLDDGLDGAMRVSVVATGIDAAEVPLDIPVPRRTLAQPLQSPIEVEQKMEAEAPAAVAAAAEIDAAPVHAEAPAPMETEVAEAPVEPSLFGHMEQPAEAAAPVEAELGNSFPAETAGGDVPPPVYQSREEEAVDPRFVEEPAVAQFVAPKPAAPGTPSPEAMARLQAAVQNQPRAGQPAQPAAPAPHAEAPAAHEKARFGINSLINRMTGSGAADGTARSQPPVQSEQPVQHQAPAAGPEQEKVEIPAFLRRQAN, via the coding sequence ATGACTTTGAACCTTACCATGCCCGGTCAGGAAGAGTTGAAACCTCGTATCACAGTGTTTGGCGTAGGCGGTGCTGGTGGCAACGCGGTCAACAACATGATCGAGAAGGAACTCGAGGGCGTAGAATTTGTAGTCGCAAACACCGACGCGCAGGCATTGCAGCACTCGCGCGCAGCTGATCGCATCCAGATGGGTGTGAAGGTCACCGAAGGTCTGGGCGCAGGTGCCCGTGCCACGGTTGGCGCAGCAGCGGCTGAAGAAAGCATTGAGCAGATCGTAGACCATCTGGCGGGCGCACATATGTGCTTCATCACCGCTGGTATGGGCGGTGGTACCGGAACCGGTGCGGCCCCGATCATTGCACAAGCCGCCCGCGAACTGGGTGTGCTGACCGTTGGTGTTGTCACCAAGCCGTTCCAGTTCGAAGGCGCCAAGCGCATGAAGCAGGCGGAAGACGGTGTCGAAGCCCTGCAGAAGATGGTCGACACGCTGATCATCATTCCGAACCAGAACCTGTTCCGTCTGGCCAACGAAAAGACGACCTTCACCGAAGCGTTCTCGATGGCAGATGATGTTCTTTATCAAGGTGTTAAGGGTGTGACGGACCTGATGGTTCGCCCCGGTCTGATCAACCTCGACTTTGCTGATGTTCGCGCCGTGATGGACGAGATGGGCAAGGCAATGATGGGCACCGGCGAAAGCACCGGCGAAGATCGCGCGGTTCAAGCCGCCGAGAAAGCCATCGCCAACCCGCTTCTGGACGAAATCAGCCTGCGTGGCGCGAAAGGTGTGTTGATCAACATCACCGGCGGTTACGACCTGACCCTGTTCGAACTGGACGAAGCAGCCAACCGCATCCGCGAGGAAGTCGACCCCGAGGCCAACATCATCGTTGGTTCGACGTTGGATGACGGCCTTGATGGTGCCATGCGCGTGTCCGTTGTGGCCACTGGCATCGATGCCGCTGAGGTTCCGTTGGACATCCCGGTTCCGCGTCGTACGCTGGCGCAGCCTCTTCAGTCGCCGATCGAGGTCGAGCAGAAGATGGAAGCTGAAGCGCCCGCTGCTGTTGCCGCTGCCGCCGAGATTGACGCGGCCCCTGTCCATGCTGAAGCTCCGGCTCCGATGGAGACTGAGGTTGCTGAAGCTCCTGTTGAACCGTCACTCTTTGGTCATATGGAGCAGCCAGCAGAAGCTGCTGCACCAGTAGAGGCCGAGCTGGGAAACAGCTTCCCCGCTGAAACCGCAGGTGGCGATGTGCCTCCGCCGGTTTATCAGTCGCGCGAAGAAGAAGCCGTGGATCCCCGTTTTGTCGAGGAACCCGCAGTGGCACAGTTTGTAGCCCCTAAACCGGCCGCTCCTGGCACTCCGTCGCCTGAGGCGATGGCGCGCTTGCAAGCCGCTGTGCAAAACCAGCCGCGCGCAGGTCAGCCAGCACAACCGGCAGCACCTGCACCTCATGCCGAGGCTCCGGCTGCGCATGAAAAAGCCCGTTTTGGCATCAACTCGCTGATCAACCGGATGACCGGTTCGGGCGCAGCTGATGGTACTGCTCGCTCGCAGCCTCCGGTGCAAAGCGAACAGCCCGTTCAGCATCAAGCCCCCGCGGCTGGTCCCGAGCAGGAAAAGGTCGAGATCCCTGCGTTCCTGCGCCGTCAGGCCAACTGA
- the ftsA gene encoding cell division protein FtsA, which yields MTDIYSQQRAMRAMREAAMQRGVIAILDIGSAKVGCLILRFDGPDQFRDSDGVGSLAGQSAFRVIGAATTRSRGVRFGEIDAMAETERAIRTAVQAAQKMANIRVDHVIACFSGANPRSYGLDGAVALDGRAVTEDDVARVLAACDMPDIGDGREVLHAQPVNFALDHRSGLGDPRGQIGNRLAVDMHVLTVDSAVIQNLLYCIKRCDLEVAGLASSAYVSGISALVEDEQELGAACIDLGGGSTGISIFMKKHMIFADSVRLGGDHVTSDISKGLHVPLSTAERIKTFYGGVVATGMDDREMIEIGGDTGDWEHDRRTVSRAELIGIMRPRVEEILEEVRMRLDAAGFDHLPSQSIVLTGGGSQIPGLDGLAPKILGQNVRIGRPLRVQGLPQAATGAGFASAVGLCLFAAHPQDEWWDFEMPSENYPARSFRRAFRWFKDNW from the coding sequence ATGACCGATATTTACAGCCAGCAACGCGCGATGCGGGCCATGCGCGAAGCCGCCATGCAACGCGGCGTGATTGCCATTCTGGATATCGGCAGTGCAAAGGTCGGTTGCCTGATCCTGCGCTTTGACGGACCGGATCAGTTCCGCGACAGCGACGGGGTAGGGTCTTTGGCTGGGCAAAGCGCCTTTCGCGTGATTGGTGCCGCAACGACCCGTTCGCGCGGCGTTCGCTTTGGCGAGATTGACGCCATGGCCGAGACCGAGCGTGCCATTCGCACCGCTGTCCAAGCCGCGCAAAAGATGGCCAACATTCGCGTGGACCACGTGATCGCCTGTTTCTCGGGTGCAAACCCGCGCAGCTATGGGCTGGACGGAGCGGTCGCGCTTGACGGTCGCGCTGTCACCGAAGACGACGTGGCCCGTGTGCTGGCTGCTTGTGACATGCCGGACATTGGCGACGGACGCGAGGTGTTGCACGCACAGCCGGTGAACTTCGCATTGGATCACCGCTCGGGCCTTGGTGATCCGCGTGGACAGATCGGCAACCGTTTGGCGGTCGATATGCATGTTCTGACTGTCGATTCAGCTGTCATTCAGAATCTGCTCTATTGCATCAAACGCTGCGATCTCGAGGTCGCGGGGCTGGCCAGTTCGGCCTATGTGTCTGGCATTTCGGCATTGGTCGAAGATGAACAAGAGCTGGGCGCGGCCTGTATCGACCTTGGCGGCGGTTCAACTGGCATCTCGATCTTCATGAAAAAGCACATGATTTTTGCCGACAGCGTACGTCTGGGCGGGGATCATGTGACCTCGGACATTTCAAAAGGGCTGCATGTGCCGTTGTCGACGGCCGAGCGGATCAAAACTTTTTACGGGGGCGTTGTCGCGACCGGCATGGATGATCGCGAGATGATCGAGATCGGTGGCGACACGGGCGATTGGGAACATGACCGTCGCACGGTCAGCCGGGCCGAGTTGATCGGCATCATGCGTCCGCGTGTCGAAGAAATTCTGGAAGAGGTGCGGATGCGCCTTGATGCTGCCGGGTTTGATCACCTGCCCAGCCAGTCCATCGTTCTGACAGGCGGAGGCAGCCAGATCCCAGGTTTGGACGGGCTTGCCCCGAAAATTCTTGGTCAGAATGTACGCATCGGACGTCCGTTGCGGGTGCAGGGTTTGCCGCAGGCGGCGACAGGGGCGGGGTTCGCCTCGGCCGTCGGGTTGTGTCTGTTTGCCGCCCATCCGCAAGACGAATGGTGGGATTTCGAAATGCCGTCGGAAAACTATCCGGCGCGCAGCTTCCGCCGGGCGTTCAGGTGGTTCAAGGACAATTGGTAA
- a CDS encoding cell division protein FtsQ/DivIB: MTAPQQNKPEAQRRDPAPSRLAYKAHRLWLTPVFRAFLRVGLPVFIILMAAGWYLANPTNRYAIGEKLTNVKRSVQERPEFMVKLMAVEGATPVVDNAVRQILPIDFPISSFDLDLERMRTEIMKLDVIEDADLRIRPGGVLEIALTERQPVILWRHSGVIDMLDAGGHRVASLLERDARSDLPLITGEGAAEAVSEARAILDTAGPLRGELRGLIRVGERRWDVVLKTNQRIQLPAENPVAALEQVIALHQAQDLFGRDLSVIDMRNPQRPTLRLGDTAMDELRRIKGVQIEEVSQ; encoded by the coding sequence ATGACCGCGCCTCAGCAGAATAAACCCGAGGCGCAGCGCCGCGACCCAGCCCCGTCTCGTCTTGCCTATAAGGCCCATCGCCTGTGGCTAACGCCGGTGTTCCGCGCCTTCCTGCGTGTCGGGCTTCCGGTCTTTATTATTTTGATGGCTGCGGGCTGGTATCTGGCCAACCCGACCAACCGGTACGCGATCGGCGAGAAGCTGACCAACGTGAAGCGCTCGGTTCAGGAACGGCCCGAGTTCATGGTCAAGCTGATGGCGGTCGAAGGCGCAACCCCGGTTGTCGACAACGCCGTGCGTCAGATCCTACCCATCGATTTCCCGATCTCGAGCTTCGATCTGGATCTGGAACGGATGCGGACTGAGATCATGAAACTGGATGTAATCGAAGATGCGGATCTGCGCATCCGGCCGGGTGGCGTGCTGGAAATCGCGCTGACCGAACGCCAGCCGGTGATCCTGTGGCGCCACAGTGGTGTCATCGACATGTTGGACGCGGGTGGTCATCGCGTGGCCAGCCTGCTGGAGCGCGACGCGCGCTCGGACCTGCCCTTGATCACGGGAGAGGGGGCAGCCGAAGCTGTGTCCGAAGCACGTGCCATTCTTGACACTGCAGGTCCGCTGCGCGGCGAATTGCGCGGATTGATCCGCGTGGGTGAACGTCGCTGGGACGTGGTTCTGAAAACCAACCAACGCATTCAGCTTCCCGCTGAAAACCCGGTGGCCGCACTAGAGCAGGTGATTGCTTTGCATCAGGCGCAAGACCTGTTTGGTCGCGATCTTAGTGTGATTGATATGAGAAATCCCCAGCGACCCACGCTGCGTCTTGGCGACACCGCCATGGACGAGCTGCGTCGCATCAAAGGGGTTCAGATTGAAGAGGTTTCCCAATGA
- a CDS encoding D-alanine--D-alanine ligase — translation MSGSSVSKVVVLMGGPSAERDVSLSSGEECAKALAGEGFEVVKIDAGADLAERLKAESPDVVFNALHGRWGEDGCVQGLLEWLQIPYTHSGVLASSLAMDKERAKETFRAAGLPVVASVLAEKDDVQTRHVMEPPYVVKPYNEGSSVGIYIVQEGANTPPKLADSMPDTVMVETYAPGRELTTTVMGDRALGVTDIITDGWYDYDAKYAEGGSRHEIPANIPAEIEAACLDFAVRAHKALGCRGVSRTDFRWDEARGLDGLIILETNTQPGMTPTSLAPEQGAHQGMSFGKFCAWMVEDASCNR, via the coding sequence ATGTCGGGTTCTTCCGTCAGCAAAGTTGTGGTTTTGATGGGCGGTCCATCGGCCGAGCGCGACGTGTCGCTTAGCTCGGGCGAGGAATGCGCCAAAGCCTTGGCCGGCGAGGGGTTTGAGGTCGTAAAGATCGACGCAGGCGCCGATCTGGCCGAGCGCCTGAAGGCCGAATCCCCTGACGTCGTGTTCAACGCATTGCATGGACGCTGGGGCGAAGATGGCTGCGTGCAGGGCCTGCTGGAATGGCTGCAAATCCCCTATACTCATTCGGGCGTTCTGGCGTCCTCGCTTGCGATGGACAAGGAACGCGCCAAGGAAACTTTCCGCGCCGCGGGTCTTCCCGTGGTTGCCAGTGTGTTGGCCGAGAAGGACGACGTTCAGACCCGCCATGTGATGGAACCACCCTATGTGGTGAAGCCCTATAATGAAGGCAGCTCGGTCGGGATTTACATCGTGCAAGAGGGCGCAAATACGCCACCCAAGCTGGCCGACAGCATGCCCGATACAGTGATGGTCGAAACCTATGCCCCGGGGCGCGAGCTGACGACCACCGTGATGGGGGATCGTGCGCTTGGCGTCACCGACATCATCACAGATGGCTGGTATGACTATGACGCGAAATACGCCGAGGGTGGTTCGCGCCACGAAATCCCCGCCAACATCCCCGCCGAAATCGAGGCCGCCTGTCTGGACTTTGCGGTACGGGCGCATAAGGCCCTTGGCTGTCGTGGTGTCAGCCGCACCGATTTCCGCTGGGACGAAGCCCGCGGTCTGGATGGGCTGATCATTCTGGAAACCAACACGCAGCCCGGCATGACGCCGACCTCGCTGGCACCCGAGCAGGGCGCGCATCAGGGGATGAGCTTTGGCAAGTTCTGCGCATGGATGGTGGAGGACGCATCGTGCAACCGATGA
- the murB gene encoding UDP-N-acetylmuramate dehydrogenase, whose protein sequence is MARPDQITIRGSLMADKELAGLTWLRVGGPADWLFMPADEDDLAHFLSELDADIPVFPMGVGSNLIVRDGGIRGVVIRMGRGFNGVEIDGQTVTAGVAALDAQVAKKAAAEGVDLTFLRTIPGAIGGAVCMNAGCYGSYIADVFQSATALTRAGERVTLTADDLQFQYRQSELPDGWVITKAVLTGPSGDPEKLAARMEAQLAKRDETQPTKDRTAGSTFRNPAGFSSTGRADDSHELKAWKVIDEAGMRGATRGGAQMNQMHSNFLTNIGDATAADLEGLGEEVRKKVYEHSGIKLQWEIKRIGEPAAE, encoded by the coding sequence ATGGCCCGTCCTGATCAGATCACCATTCGCGGCAGCCTGATGGCGGACAAAGAGCTGGCTGGGCTGACATGGTTGCGTGTCGGTGGCCCCGCCGACTGGCTGTTCATGCCCGCTGACGAAGACGATCTGGCGCATTTCCTGTCTGAACTGGACGCAGATATCCCGGTTTTTCCGATGGGCGTCGGCTCGAACCTGATCGTGCGTGATGGCGGCATCCGGGGCGTCGTGATCCGCATGGGACGCGGGTTCAACGGGGTCGAGATTGACGGCCAGACGGTGACGGCCGGCGTCGCCGCGCTGGACGCTCAGGTTGCCAAAAAGGCGGCCGCCGAGGGCGTGGACTTGACTTTCCTGCGCACCATTCCGGGCGCGATCGGTGGCGCAGTCTGCATGAACGCCGGCTGCTATGGTTCTTATATTGCTGATGTTTTTCAATCTGCGACGGCCCTCACACGGGCCGGCGAGCGCGTGACGCTGACTGCCGATGATTTGCAGTTTCAGTATCGCCAAAGCGAACTGCCGGACGGTTGGGTTATAACGAAAGCCGTCCTGACAGGCCCGTCCGGGGATCCCGAGAAGCTTGCCGCCCGGATGGAGGCCCAGCTTGCCAAGCGCGATGAAACCCAGCCTACGAAAGACCGCACCGCAGGGTCGACCTTCCGTAATCCAGCGGGCTTCAGCTCGACGGGCCGGGCGGATGACAGCCACGAATTGAAGGCATGGAAGGTGATTGACGAGGCCGGAATGCGGGGCGCGACACGGGGCGGCGCGCAGATGAACCAGATGCATTCGAACTTTCTGACCAACATCGGCGATGCGACCGCTGCCGACCTTGAAGGATTGGGTGAAGAGGTCAGAAAAAAGGTTTACGAACACAGCGGCATAAAGCTACAATGGGAAATCAAGCGCATAGGCGAACCGGCGGCAGAATAG
- a CDS encoding DUF2484 family protein produces MTLSLILVCLWAVLAQVIALTPSRDHHWRVAYVLIAVGIPLLGYVIYENGPWVGLLVMLGAMSILRWPVIYLTRWLRKR; encoded by the coding sequence ATGACGCTGTCTCTGATCCTGGTGTGCCTTTGGGCTGTATTGGCACAGGTGATCGCGCTGACGCCCTCGCGTGATCATCATTGGCGGGTGGCTTACGTCTTGATTGCCGTGGGCATTCCGCTATTGGGATACGTGATTTACGAGAACGGCCCGTGGGTAGGGCTTCTGGTCATGCTGGGCGCGATGTCGATCCTGCGTTGGCCAGTGATCTACCTGACGCGCTGGTTGAGAAAGAGGTAG